The bacterium region TTGCCGCCGAAGTTGAAGCCGATGATCGTCGCACCCAGGAAGAGCAGGGCCGGCGTGCCGCCCATCCAGTAGAAGAGCAGCATCATGACGCCCTGGCTGGCGGTCATGATCGTGATCGAGCGCTTGCGGCCGAGGCGGTCGCTGACAGCGCCCCAGACGATGCGGCCGATGCCGTTGGCCAGCGAGTAGAAGACGGCCATCGCCGTACCGGCGATGGCGGCGGCCTCGGCGGGGCTCTTGCCCTTGGCCTCGAGCGCGTCGATGCCGAAGAGCTGGATGATGCCGATCGTCATCAGGCCGGCCATGCCGCTGAAGATGAAGATCGACCAGAGCATGTAGAACTGCGGGGTCTTCAGCATCTGGTCGGGCAGCAGGTTGAGCTGGCCGGTGACCTTGTTGCCATCGACCTTCGGCTCGGGCGGGTTCCAGCCCCTGGGCTTGTAGCCGGCGGGCGGGTTGATCATCACGATGCTGCCCAGGCTGACGGCGATGAGGAAGATGATGCCGTAGAGGCCGAAGACGTCGAGCACGCCCAGCTTCTCGATGAGATGCGCCCAGGTGCTGGCGAGCTTGATCCAGATGAGGGCGCCGAAGCCGAAGCCGGCCACGGCGAGGCCCGTGATGAGGCCCTTCTTGTCGGGGAACCACTTCATGCCGACGGCGATGGGGCAGACGTAGGCGAGGCCGATGCCGGCGCCGCCGATGAGGCCGATCCCGAGCACTTGGCCGAAGATGCTGCCGC contains the following coding sequences:
- a CDS encoding OFA family MFS transporter, which produces MEKTMNRWLVALGALVIQLCLGAIYAWSVFTPHLKKAPFNFSATQTQVVFSVGLSTFAIVMVLAGRWQAKIGPRRVALTGGLLLGLGYILAKFIGGSIFGQVLGIGLIGGAGIGLAYVCPIAVGMKWFPDKKGLITGLAVAGFGFGALIWIKLASTWAHLIEKLGVLDVFGLYGIIFLIAVSLGSIVMINPPAGYKPRGWNPPEPKVDGNKVTGQLNLLPDQMLKTPQFYMLWSIFIFSGMAGLMTIGIIQLFGIDALEAKGKSPAEAAAIAGTAMAVFYSLANGIGRIVWGAVSDRLGRKRSITIMTASQGVMMLLFYWMGGTPALLFLGATIIGFNFGGNFALFPTATADFFGPTHLGQNYGWVFTAYGVGGIVGPIMAGIFRDNGSWLPAFLISGVLCLVATGIALSLRPPKPACVTVPSLERELEPAGRP